In Thalassoglobus sp. JC818, a single window of DNA contains:
- a CDS encoding SPFH domain-containing protein, producing the protein MIVEKEVQPTSGWVALPMVPALVFGGIGLLIYNANAFSFSLPLMFFALLMIICGVISIFGFLAIAPNDSRVLLLFGDYRGSVKTSGFYWVNPFMAKKKLSLRVRNFETGSTTIPAKKNEAGIVIEKESHSSGRPSKVNDRDGNPIDISAVVVWKVVDTAEALFEVDDYEHFVQTQSESALRVLASRHPYDSEDHEISLRGNTLEVCDQLQQDIQERLEKAGVSVIEARISHLAYSPEIAAAMLQRQQAQAVVAARTKIVEGAVGMVQMALEHLQRDEIVELDSERRAAMVSNLLVVLCSDRHTQPVVNAGSIYH; encoded by the coding sequence ATGATTGTCGAGAAAGAAGTTCAGCCAACTTCCGGATGGGTGGCGCTGCCCATGGTTCCAGCTTTGGTCTTCGGCGGGATCGGGCTGCTGATCTACAACGCCAATGCATTTTCATTCAGCTTGCCACTGATGTTCTTCGCGCTGCTGATGATTATCTGTGGCGTTATTTCGATCTTCGGGTTTTTGGCGATTGCTCCCAATGATTCGCGGGTCCTTCTGTTGTTTGGCGACTATCGAGGTTCCGTCAAAACTTCCGGCTTTTATTGGGTGAATCCTTTCATGGCCAAGAAGAAGCTGTCGCTCAGGGTTCGTAATTTCGAAACCGGTTCCACAACGATCCCCGCCAAGAAAAATGAAGCGGGGATTGTGATCGAGAAGGAATCGCACTCCAGCGGTCGTCCTTCGAAAGTCAACGATCGTGACGGCAACCCGATCGACATTTCGGCGGTCGTCGTCTGGAAAGTCGTCGACACAGCCGAAGCATTGTTCGAAGTTGACGATTATGAGCATTTTGTGCAGACGCAAAGCGAATCGGCTCTGCGAGTTCTCGCAAGCCGGCATCCTTACGACAGTGAAGATCATGAGATCTCATTGCGTGGTAACACATTGGAGGTGTGCGATCAGCTCCAGCAAGACATTCAGGAACGTCTGGAAAAGGCGGGGGTCTCTGTAATCGAAGCCCGAATCAGTCACCTGGCCTATTCTCCTGAAATCGCAGCTGCGATGTTGCAGCGTCAGCAGGCCCAAGCGGTCGTCGCTGCCCGAACAAAAATTGTGGAAGGAGCTGTCGGCATGGTGCAGATGGCATTGGAACACCTGCAACGCGACGAAATCGTGGAACTCGATTCGGAACGCCGGGCAGCGATGGTGTCAAATTTGCTCGTCGTCCTGTGCAGCGACCGACACACACAACCGGTGGTCAACGCCGGATCGATTTATCACTAG
- a CDS encoding DUF1552 domain-containing protein — protein sequence MAYQLPRRTFLKAAGVSIALPALESMAPAVTKTSPASQSPRRLVCVGNEFGMYPGSFWPESTGRDYELTPLLKPLAAHRSDLTLFSNLDHGLKGGHFAIHGFLTGVNAADAKGMEEGGISLDQKAAEFVGSATRFPSLNVGSEDGLHGGCQMSWTRTGTRVPPMPGPRELFRSLFINDDGQTKAQAKDRIRLQNSILDSVLDDANSLNRRISRADQQKLDEYFASIRDVESKLALDQYWQDIPKPEAPFDEPENEGLTKDLPKIYDLLAIALQTDSTRVATIEVGGSFAASDLGIRSGYHSLSHHGHVEDKIDELVQIELYQVEQFARFLETLKGIREPGQDGTLLDSTMALFGSGMGNANSHTNHNLPVILAGGGFRHGEHKSYPEDSAKKVPLSNLFLSMLQQFGIETDTFSMSSGTLSGLETA from the coding sequence ATGGCATACCAACTTCCACGACGCACATTTCTCAAAGCCGCCGGGGTCTCCATCGCTCTGCCTGCTCTGGAGTCCATGGCGCCTGCAGTCACAAAAACCAGCCCGGCCTCTCAATCACCACGCAGACTCGTCTGCGTCGGGAATGAATTCGGGATGTATCCGGGATCGTTCTGGCCGGAATCGACGGGTCGGGATTACGAACTCACACCGCTTCTCAAGCCACTCGCAGCTCATCGATCAGATCTCACTCTCTTCTCGAATCTCGATCATGGACTCAAAGGGGGCCACTTCGCGATCCATGGCTTCCTGACGGGAGTCAATGCCGCGGATGCGAAGGGAATGGAAGAAGGCGGAATCAGCCTCGACCAGAAAGCTGCAGAATTTGTGGGTTCAGCCACGCGATTCCCATCACTCAACGTTGGCAGCGAAGATGGGTTGCACGGTGGCTGTCAGATGAGTTGGACTCGCACCGGCACACGGGTTCCTCCGATGCCCGGTCCGCGAGAACTCTTCCGATCGCTGTTCATCAACGACGACGGTCAGACCAAAGCTCAAGCAAAAGACCGGATTCGACTTCAAAACTCGATTCTGGACTCCGTCCTCGACGACGCCAATTCCCTCAATCGACGAATCAGTCGAGCGGATCAGCAGAAGCTCGATGAATACTTCGCATCGATTCGTGACGTCGAAAGCAAACTGGCTCTCGACCAATACTGGCAGGACATCCCGAAACCGGAAGCTCCGTTTGATGAGCCGGAAAACGAAGGGTTGACGAAAGACCTTCCCAAGATCTACGACCTGCTCGCCATCGCACTGCAAACCGATTCGACCAGAGTTGCCACAATTGAAGTCGGCGGAAGTTTCGCCGCTTCTGACCTCGGAATTCGCAGCGGATATCACTCGCTGTCGCATCATGGTCATGTTGAAGACAAAATCGACGAGCTTGTTCAAATCGAACTTTATCAGGTCGAGCAGTTTGCTCGATTCCTCGAAACGCTCAAGGGAATCCGTGAACCAGGCCAGGATGGAACACTCCTTGACAGCACAATGGCCCTGTTCGGTAGTGGCATGGGGAACGCGAATTCCCACACGAATCATAACCTCCCCGTCATTCTCGCTGGTGGAGGGTTCCGACACGGCGAACACAAGAGCTATCCAGAGGACTCGGCGAAGAAGGTTCCGCTCAGCAATCTCTTCCTTTCGATGCTGCAGCAGTTCGGAATCGAAACGGACACCTTCAGCATGAGCTCAGGCACGCTTTCTGGACTGGAGACCGCATAA
- a CDS encoding DUF1592 domain-containing protein: MSTWKRCAIVLAYTVCVFALPLNTTHAQESAQQSELIDDFLQRQQNEFKNEITPFLSKYCVACHGPDDQSGERRFDVLTGDISDLNSLADYQDILDQLNLGTMPPSDETQPSTEERRKTVQWLTHSIANFHETHRPTPSETVLRRLNAREYKNTIRDLFHLKTLIFDPSHGFPKDRAVDHLDNIGESLVISGYQLERYLEAAEVVVDKAMFPAEQPEVQTWRFTDGFRQQKEIDQVHVKVTGFDHLRLYDVRGADKHEGGYVPIHAFADGVPEDGVYEIRFLAEAVNRNHPYDPEFLGTDASEPLRLGIVPGNHIVGHLHKPQPIEPLLAAVDLADEKEWYTVDVWLDAGYTPRFTFENGLMDARNLWTKLIKKYPDDFPKQKRPGIVEARFNAIKYGKLPQIRIHEVEIRGPLYKQWPKPSQQVVLGDDWTEVAATGKLTPALLERHLHQFLSRAYRRPATNEEVARIVDVIHARSQPGQSGIEALSDGLKTALCSPNFLYLDEGEEGDLSAYALASRLSYFLWSSMPDEELFQLAESGEILKEEVIREQVERMLESPKSSEFLDGFLGSWLTLRDLGSSPPDRKDFSKFYHYDLDRAMRQETMLFAQHLLDENLSVLNFLDSDFTFVNKRLADHYNIDVEFENWYDYQQVALNDKRRGGLLGQASVLTVTANGIDTSPVVRGVWILENLLGTPPTPPPPDIEPLDPDVRGTTTIREQLQKHRDNPACNDCHRSIDPPGFALENFDAIGGWRDSYGKGKSIDASSELANGESFNDVRDFKALLRKHPDTFLRGLTGKLMAYAMGREIHATDRPTIDRIVQELNESGNGFRDLVVLVALSDSFRSR; the protein is encoded by the coding sequence ATGTCCACCTGGAAACGATGTGCAATCGTTCTCGCGTACACAGTTTGTGTGTTCGCTCTTCCACTCAACACGACTCACGCTCAAGAGTCCGCGCAACAATCAGAACTAATCGACGACTTCCTGCAGCGTCAGCAGAATGAGTTCAAGAACGAAATCACTCCGTTCTTGAGCAAGTACTGTGTCGCGTGTCACGGACCGGATGATCAAAGTGGAGAACGTCGTTTTGATGTTCTCACCGGAGACATCTCGGACCTCAATTCACTCGCCGACTATCAGGACATTCTCGATCAACTCAATCTCGGCACCATGCCGCCCAGCGATGAGACCCAGCCTTCAACAGAAGAGCGTCGCAAGACCGTTCAATGGCTGACTCACTCAATCGCCAATTTTCACGAAACGCATCGCCCCACTCCGTCCGAAACCGTGCTCCGCAGGCTGAACGCCCGTGAGTACAAGAACACGATTCGGGATCTCTTTCATCTCAAGACGCTCATCTTTGACCCTTCGCACGGGTTCCCGAAAGATCGCGCCGTCGACCACCTCGACAATATTGGGGAATCGCTCGTCATTTCGGGTTACCAGCTAGAACGATACCTCGAAGCTGCCGAAGTCGTTGTCGACAAAGCCATGTTCCCAGCGGAACAACCGGAAGTTCAGACGTGGCGTTTCACAGATGGCTTTCGACAGCAGAAGGAGATCGATCAGGTTCACGTCAAAGTCACCGGTTTCGATCACCTTCGCTTGTACGACGTTCGCGGAGCTGACAAACACGAAGGCGGGTACGTTCCGATTCACGCATTTGCTGACGGCGTTCCAGAGGACGGTGTGTACGAAATTCGTTTCCTGGCCGAGGCTGTGAATCGTAACCATCCATACGATCCAGAGTTTCTTGGAACGGACGCCAGCGAACCACTGCGTCTTGGAATTGTGCCCGGCAATCACATCGTCGGTCATCTTCATAAGCCCCAGCCGATCGAACCTCTCCTCGCAGCAGTTGATCTGGCTGACGAGAAGGAATGGTACACCGTCGATGTCTGGCTGGACGCTGGATACACCCCTCGCTTTACGTTCGAAAACGGCTTGATGGATGCTCGAAACCTTTGGACGAAGCTGATCAAGAAGTATCCGGATGATTTTCCAAAGCAGAAGCGACCGGGAATCGTGGAAGCGCGATTCAATGCCATCAAGTATGGAAAACTTCCGCAGATCAGAATCCACGAAGTCGAGATCCGAGGCCCGCTCTACAAGCAATGGCCAAAACCAAGCCAGCAAGTCGTTCTCGGTGATGACTGGACCGAAGTCGCAGCGACAGGCAAGCTCACCCCTGCCCTGCTGGAGCGACACTTACATCAGTTTCTTTCTCGAGCATACCGTCGGCCAGCCACAAACGAGGAAGTGGCTCGAATCGTGGATGTGATCCATGCACGCAGCCAGCCGGGGCAATCAGGCATTGAAGCTCTTAGCGACGGACTGAAAACTGCACTCTGCTCACCGAACTTCCTTTACCTCGACGAAGGTGAAGAAGGAGACCTGTCGGCCTACGCGCTCGCTTCACGACTCTCTTACTTTTTGTGGTCCTCAATGCCTGATGAGGAACTCTTCCAGCTTGCCGAGAGTGGAGAGATTTTGAAAGAGGAAGTCATTCGCGAACAGGTTGAGCGAATGCTGGAATCACCGAAGTCTTCCGAATTTCTCGATGGATTCCTGGGCTCTTGGCTGACGCTACGAGACCTCGGTTCATCGCCTCCGGACCGCAAAGACTTTTCGAAGTTCTACCATTACGACCTCGACCGCGCGATGCGTCAGGAGACCATGCTATTCGCCCAGCATCTTCTGGACGAAAACCTGAGCGTGTTGAACTTCCTGGATTCAGACTTCACGTTTGTGAACAAGCGATTGGCAGATCACTACAACATCGACGTTGAGTTCGAGAACTGGTACGACTATCAACAGGTCGCCCTCAACGACAAACGGCGAGGCGGGTTGCTCGGTCAAGCCAGTGTACTGACCGTCACAGCCAACGGCATCGACACCTCTCCGGTCGTTCGCGGAGTTTGGATTCTCGAGAATCTGCTCGGCACACCTCCAACTCCCCCGCCGCCCGACATCGAACCACTCGATCCAGATGTGCGTGGGACAACGACCATCCGCGAACAACTCCAAAAGCATCGAGACAATCCCGCGTGCAACGACTGTCATCGCTCAATCGATCCTCCAGGTTTTGCACTGGAGAACTTCGATGCCATCGGTGGATGGAGAGATTCCTACGGCAAGGGAAAGTCAATCGATGCTTCGTCTGAGCTTGCGAACGGAGAGTCATTCAACGACGTCAGGGATTTCAAAGCCTTATTGAGGAAACATCCCGACACGTTCTTGCGTGGCCTCACCGGAAAACTCATGGCCTACGCAATGGGTCGTGAGATTCATGCGACCGATCGACCAACAATTGATCGCATCGTTCAGGAACTCAACGAATCAGGCAACGGCTTCCGTGATCTCGTGGTGCTTGTCGCGTTGAGCGATTCGTTCCGTTCACGCTGA
- a CDS encoding sulfatase — translation MLTLRDAQRPLKNTFGRFQHFESFFLLSVLLVVCLANVSFPSLCRADEPRVKNILFLISDDLKASVLGCYGDAVCQTPNIDRLAERSVVFERAYCQGTLCFPSRQSFMFSRYQGTGPVNLGEHFKSNGYYSARVGKIYHMAVPGDIIAGTDGRDHPESWTESFNSPGREAHTLGDYSCLNLNIFTSDQAGRQSTQNPHRMFVAVEYDGEGIDQPDSKSATKAIELLNEHSQDPFFLAVGFVRPHYPMVAPRQYFKPYPWEEMTVPEFSPDDLDDIPRFGKGGTVSTTNPIGKYPDNQKRMWSSYYATVTFMDEQVGRILDELDRLGLRDSTAIVFLSDHGYHLGEHGFWQKSNLHEEVVRVPLMISVPGIDPGRSESIVELVDLFPTLSELAGLAIPDSVQGKSLVSVLKNPELQVRDAALSYTGNGFGLRTNDWAYMKYKDGTEELYDMRVDADQLTNLADSPGHQEQRDRLELLLHSRLKDGEIVTD, via the coding sequence ATGCTGACACTGAGAGATGCCCAGAGACCTTTGAAGAACACATTCGGACGTTTCCAACACTTCGAATCGTTCTTCTTGCTTTCAGTTTTACTTGTCGTTTGCTTGGCGAATGTCAGCTTTCCGAGTTTGTGTCGAGCGGACGAGCCAAGAGTAAAGAACATTCTATTCCTGATCTCTGACGATCTCAAAGCGAGTGTGCTGGGGTGTTATGGAGATGCTGTCTGCCAGACTCCCAATATCGACCGTCTGGCTGAGCGAAGTGTTGTTTTCGAACGGGCGTATTGTCAGGGGACGCTCTGTTTCCCTTCACGGCAGTCGTTCATGTTCAGCCGATACCAGGGAACTGGACCAGTCAATCTCGGAGAGCATTTCAAGAGCAACGGGTACTACTCCGCGAGAGTTGGCAAGATCTATCACATGGCGGTTCCGGGCGACATTATCGCAGGGACCGACGGACGAGATCATCCGGAATCGTGGACTGAGAGTTTTAATTCGCCGGGACGGGAAGCTCATACCCTGGGCGATTACTCGTGCTTGAACCTCAATATCTTTACGTCGGATCAGGCAGGTCGTCAGTCGACACAGAATCCGCATCGCATGTTTGTCGCTGTCGAGTACGACGGGGAAGGGATTGATCAACCTGATTCCAAGTCAGCGACAAAAGCAATTGAACTGCTGAACGAACATTCGCAGGACCCGTTCTTCTTGGCGGTCGGTTTCGTTCGCCCTCACTATCCGATGGTCGCGCCACGCCAATACTTCAAGCCGTATCCATGGGAGGAAATGACCGTTCCGGAGTTCTCGCCCGATGATCTCGATGACATTCCGCGTTTCGGAAAGGGGGGGACAGTCTCCACGACCAATCCAATTGGAAAGTATCCAGACAACCAAAAGAGGATGTGGAGTTCTTACTATGCCACAGTCACATTTATGGACGAGCAGGTGGGCCGAATCCTCGATGAACTGGATCGGCTCGGGCTGCGAGACTCAACAGCCATCGTTTTTCTAAGTGACCATGGCTACCATCTCGGAGAACATGGTTTCTGGCAGAAATCGAACCTGCACGAAGAAGTCGTGCGTGTGCCACTGATGATTTCTGTCCCCGGCATCGATCCCGGGCGAAGTGAATCGATCGTCGAACTTGTCGATCTGTTTCCGACTCTCTCAGAATTGGCTGGTCTTGCGATTCCCGATTCCGTCCAGGGAAAGTCACTGGTCTCGGTTCTTAAAAACCCCGAACTTCAAGTGCGAGACGCTGCGCTATCGTACACCGGAAACGGATTCGGCCTCCGAACGAATGACTGGGCCTACATGAAGTACAAAGACGGCACTGAAGAACTTTACGACATGAGAGTCGACGCGGACCAATTGACGAATCTCGCTGATTCACCGGGACATCAGGAACAGCGAGATCGACTCGAATTACTCCTGCACTCACGATTGAAAGACGGCGAGATCGTGACGGACTGA
- a CDS encoding DMT family transporter — protein sequence MSSRQLIIRPLSSALIGIPLSAPPTQTEVADRPNFDWLLADASLFGVVLIWGINMPVMKIGLEHMNVYAFNAGRLTLSAAVLMVIAIRARSFRPSQISRSMWKHVAVYAFIASGLYQVLFLLGIARTTSGNAALIMTSVPMWTALLARFLIGERLSRMAWTGLIGAFVGTCVVTATNGVSGDSSYFLGNVIMLIAALTWSYGTVKSRQILTSVSPLTLSAIASVSMLPLHFMIAGPNVLQDFTALTRADAFFPILYSGIFSTGFALAMWNFGVRQTGAAHASVYQNLIPVIAMLSAWMIRGETVSLSQIMGGVMIIGGLMIMRRARN from the coding sequence GTGTCCTCCCGGCAACTCATCATCCGCCCACTCTCATCCGCACTCATTGGAATTCCATTGTCTGCCCCCCCAACGCAAACTGAAGTTGCCGATCGACCGAATTTCGACTGGCTACTCGCTGACGCATCACTCTTCGGAGTGGTTCTGATCTGGGGCATCAATATGCCCGTGATGAAGATTGGGCTGGAGCACATGAATGTTTACGCATTCAACGCCGGTCGCCTGACACTTTCTGCGGCGGTGCTGATGGTGATTGCGATTCGTGCCCGATCGTTTCGTCCGTCTCAGATCTCACGCTCGATGTGGAAGCACGTGGCTGTGTATGCCTTCATCGCTTCCGGGTTGTATCAGGTGCTGTTTTTACTCGGTATCGCGAGAACAACATCCGGAAACGCCGCTTTGATCATGACGAGCGTTCCGATGTGGACGGCGTTGCTGGCGAGATTTCTGATTGGTGAGCGTCTTAGCCGGATGGCTTGGACGGGACTGATCGGCGCTTTTGTTGGGACGTGTGTGGTGACGGCGACGAATGGAGTCAGTGGAGATTCAAGCTACTTTCTCGGAAACGTCATCATGCTGATCGCTGCTCTGACGTGGTCTTACGGGACAGTGAAAAGTCGACAGATCCTGACGAGTGTGTCTCCGTTAACATTGTCGGCAATCGCATCGGTTTCGATGCTCCCGCTGCACTTCATGATCGCTGGCCCGAACGTGCTGCAAGACTTCACTGCACTTACTCGGGCGGATGCGTTTTTCCCGATCCTCTACTCCGGAATTTTCTCAACCGGTTTCGCTCTGGCGATGTGGAACTTTGGAGTACGTCAAACGGGAGCAGCCCATGCTTCGGTGTATCAGAATCTGATTCCGGTGATTGCCATGCTGAGCGCCTGGATGATTCGAGGCGAAACTGTCTCACTCAGCCAAATCATGGGAGGAGTCATGATTATTGGCGGGTTGATGATCATGAGACGAGCCCGTAATTGA